From Pseudomonas sp. B21-028, one genomic window encodes:
- a CDS encoding sigma-54-dependent Fis family transcriptional regulator, with translation MFEQVPQPLAYAEALLTQFSSLSGATDITTLLEDFIQAAARLSGCELTQLYLLDATHAHLEMHTECLESQLQFRDRTLLPSDYSGEQLLQFALCQNRVVSLDALNSSLHETGFLPSRSPPWQSLLCVPLLNSRKTVEGLLLCATGKHLDLHGFARSLSQLGAFMLRQKSLLQRLHRPTCVPDAGTTTVPGINGYGLIGKSPAMRQTCLLISKVLHSPYTVLLRGETGTGKEVVARAIHDCGPRRTKAFIVQNCAAVPENLLESELFGYRRGAFTGADRDRLGLFDAAEGGTLLLDEIGDMPLSLQAKLLRVLQEGEIRPLGSSKTHRIDVRIIAATHRDLKQRVEEGQFREDLYYRLAQFPIQLPALRQREGDIIELARHFADKACTFLRRDPVCWSDAALDHLAAYGFPGNVRELKALVERAVLLCEGGELQVEHFALHLDTPAARASMGLRERLGQIERGLLIDCLRKNAGNQTLAARELGLPRRTLLYRLGRLKIQPRDFDD, from the coding sequence ATGTTCGAGCAGGTTCCGCAACCGTTGGCTTATGCCGAGGCTTTGCTGACGCAGTTCTCCAGCCTGTCAGGCGCAACGGATATCACTACGTTACTGGAGGATTTTATCCAGGCCGCAGCCCGCCTCAGCGGTTGTGAACTGACACAGTTGTATTTGCTCGATGCCACCCATGCCCATCTGGAAATGCACACCGAATGCCTGGAGAGCCAGTTGCAGTTCCGCGACCGGACTCTGCTGCCCTCCGATTACAGCGGTGAACAACTCCTGCAATTCGCCCTGTGCCAGAACCGTGTGGTCAGCCTCGACGCGTTGAACTCAAGCCTTCACGAAACCGGCTTCCTGCCGAGCCGGTCGCCCCCCTGGCAGTCGCTGCTCTGCGTGCCACTCCTCAATTCACGCAAAACCGTCGAAGGCCTGTTGTTGTGCGCCACCGGCAAGCATCTCGACCTGCATGGGTTTGCCAGATCCCTGAGTCAACTTGGTGCTTTCATGCTTCGGCAGAAATCTCTGTTGCAGCGCTTGCACCGGCCCACCTGCGTGCCTGACGCCGGCACCACAACCGTGCCTGGCATCAACGGCTACGGCCTGATCGGCAAGAGTCCGGCAATGCGCCAGACCTGCCTGTTGATCAGCAAAGTCCTGCACAGCCCCTACACCGTTCTGCTCCGTGGCGAGACGGGCACCGGCAAGGAGGTGGTGGCCCGGGCCATTCACGATTGTGGTCCGCGTCGAACCAAGGCATTCATCGTGCAGAACTGTGCAGCGGTCCCCGAGAACCTGCTGGAAAGCGAGCTGTTCGGCTATCGCAGGGGCGCGTTCACCGGGGCCGACCGGGATCGTCTCGGGCTGTTCGATGCGGCTGAGGGCGGCACGCTATTGCTCGATGAAATCGGTGACATGCCATTGTCTCTTCAGGCCAAGCTGCTGCGGGTGTTGCAGGAAGGCGAAATCCGTCCGCTGGGATCCAGCAAAACCCATAGGATCGACGTTCGGATCATCGCTGCGACCCACCGCGACCTGAAACAACGGGTGGAAGAAGGTCAGTTTCGCGAAGACTTGTACTACCGACTCGCCCAGTTCCCGATCCAGTTACCGGCATTGCGCCAGCGTGAAGGCGACATCATCGAACTGGCGCGACACTTTGCCGACAAGGCTTGTACTTTCTTGCGGCGCGATCCCGTGTGTTGGTCCGACGCAGCCTTAGACCATCTGGCCGCCTATGGCTTCCCCGGGAATGTGCGCGAACTCAAAGCCCTCGTGGAAAGGGCCGTATTGCTGTGCGAGGGCGGCGAGCTGCAGGTCGAGCACTTCGCGTTGCACCTCGACACGCCGGCCGCCCGTGCCTCCATGGGTCTGCGCGAACGACTGGGGCAGATCGAGCGTGGCCTGCTGATCGATTGCCTGCGCAAGAACGCCGGCAACCAGACGCTGGCGGCCCGCGAACTCGGCTTGCCACGCCGCACCCTGCTCTATCGCCTCGGGCGCCTGAAGATTCAACCGAGGGACTTCGATGACTGA